A part of Mycolicibacterium sp. TUM20985 genomic DNA contains:
- a CDS encoding NAD-dependent epimerase/dehydratase family protein yields the protein MAEPRRVVVTGASGNVGAGVLRALARELPGAEVIGVCRRPPTTGQVYERVRWHAIDLSAPTATADLEPAMRGADVVIHLALAVHPVRDEEYLYRANVVGSQAVFDAMADAGIRQLVYASSLGIYAPGSTTPVSESWATTGQPTSIYSRHKVAVESLLDRFEAEHPDTVVARFRPTVVVQRETASMIRSLYVGPLVPRLAYDLVRRAGVPVLPLPAGLALQFVHADDVGDAVIRLIRRRVRGSYNVAADALDAEALAALVKARPVDVDAPFMRTVITALSRLRLIALTPGWYDVAMNSPVMDTSKARRDLDWSPSRSSAEGALELLDGLAEGATGTSAAMGFEDGDGMNGQVMMRRVHDASLLLWCAMAVARATGRGRAGVPDAAVIGTNLVAGTPMALDRLRERRRDPVALLAPAAVGAAVLSTLRGGWAPVAATTVLGVLALAERRRATT from the coding sequence ATGGCTGAACCCCGACGGGTCGTGGTCACCGGCGCCTCGGGCAACGTCGGGGCGGGCGTGCTCCGGGCCTTGGCCCGTGAGCTGCCCGGCGCCGAGGTGATCGGCGTGTGCCGCCGCCCGCCCACGACGGGACAGGTCTACGAGCGCGTGCGCTGGCACGCCATCGACCTGTCGGCACCGACGGCCACGGCGGATCTGGAGCCCGCGATGCGGGGTGCCGACGTGGTGATTCACCTCGCGCTGGCGGTGCATCCGGTGCGTGACGAAGAGTATCTGTACCGGGCCAATGTCGTTGGGAGTCAAGCCGTCTTCGACGCGATGGCCGACGCGGGAATCCGGCAGCTGGTGTATGCGTCGAGCCTTGGCATCTATGCACCCGGGTCGACGACCCCCGTCTCGGAGTCGTGGGCGACTACCGGCCAGCCGACGTCGATCTACAGTCGGCACAAGGTGGCGGTCGAGAGCCTGCTGGATCGATTCGAGGCGGAGCACCCGGATACGGTGGTGGCCCGCTTCCGCCCGACGGTGGTGGTACAGCGGGAGACCGCGTCGATGATCCGCTCGCTGTACGTCGGCCCGCTGGTTCCACGGCTGGCATACGACCTCGTGCGGCGGGCCGGCGTGCCGGTCCTTCCCCTGCCGGCCGGGCTGGCGCTGCAGTTCGTCCACGCCGACGACGTCGGCGACGCGGTGATCCGGCTCATTCGTCGCCGCGTTCGGGGCTCGTACAACGTCGCGGCCGACGCCTTGGACGCCGAGGCGCTGGCGGCCTTGGTCAAGGCACGCCCGGTCGACGTCGACGCCCCGTTCATGCGAACGGTGATCACTGCGTTGAGCCGGCTGCGGCTGATCGCCCTGACCCCCGGTTGGTACGACGTGGCGATGAACAGCCCCGTCATGGATACCTCGAAGGCGCGGCGAGACCTGGACTGGTCACCATCGCGGTCGTCTGCCGAGGGTGCGTTGGAACTCCTGGACGGTCTGGCCGAGGGCGCCACCGGTACCAGTGCGGCAATGGGATTCGAGGACGGAGATGGGATGAACGGGCAAGTAATGATGCGGCGCGTGCATGACGCGTCGCTGCTGCTGTGGTGTGCCATGGCGGTGGCGCGGGCGACCGGGAGGGGCCGTGCCGGAGTTCCGGATGCGGCCGTCATCGGGACCAACCTCGTCGCGGGGACCCCAATGGCCCTCGACCGCCTGCGCGAGCGGCGGCGTGATCCCGTGGCGCTGTTGGCCCCGGCCGCCGTCGGTGCGGCCGTGCTCTCGACTCTGCGCGGCGGCTGGGCACCGGTCGCGGCCACCACGGTGCTCGGGGTGCTCGCCCTGGCCGAACGCAGAAGGGCAACGACGTGA
- a CDS encoding SDR family NAD(P)-dependent oxidoreductase, whose protein sequence is MTALSYSRRGDRLVLAARSTDALERVADECRREGAAAVLVQPTDIADADQVDMLFDRAVERFGRVDVAAQCAAITAFGRFEDLPADVFENIVRTNLFGAVNVARSALNHFQSRGTGHLVLVGSLLGVMAVPYQSAYVVSKFAMNGLVRALRQENRHLPDVRIHGIYPGPVDTPVYETAGNYLGRTPVVPPTADAPEVVAAAIVRATSRRRSSERQVGLVNRPAIAFYRLLPRVFDAVIGPMLQTVSFSSEKTESNAGNVFRS, encoded by the coding sequence GTGACCGCGTTGTCCTACTCCCGCCGCGGAGACCGCCTCGTCTTGGCCGCTCGGTCCACGGACGCGCTCGAACGAGTGGCCGACGAATGCCGCCGAGAAGGTGCGGCCGCAGTCCTCGTCCAACCCACCGACATCGCCGATGCCGACCAAGTCGACATGTTGTTCGACCGCGCGGTGGAGCGTTTCGGACGAGTGGACGTCGCAGCGCAGTGCGCGGCGATCACGGCCTTCGGCCGATTCGAGGACCTTCCGGCCGACGTCTTCGAGAACATCGTGCGCACCAACCTCTTCGGAGCGGTGAACGTCGCGCGGTCGGCACTCAATCACTTCCAGAGCCGTGGTACCGGCCATCTGGTGTTGGTCGGGTCCCTGCTCGGCGTCATGGCGGTGCCGTACCAATCCGCCTACGTGGTAAGCAAGTTCGCGATGAACGGCCTGGTTCGGGCGCTGCGCCAGGAGAATCGGCATCTGCCGGACGTGCGCATCCACGGCATCTACCCGGGGCCAGTCGACACCCCGGTGTACGAGACGGCCGGCAACTACCTCGGCCGTACGCCGGTTGTGCCACCCACCGCCGACGCCCCGGAGGTCGTCGCGGCCGCCATCGTCCGCGCGACCAGCCGGCGGCGGTCCAGCGAGCGCCAGGTCGGGTTGGTCAACCGCCCGGCGATCGCCTTCTACCGCCTACTCCCTCGCGTCTTCGATGCCGTGATCGGCCCCATGCTGCAGACTGTCTCGTTCTCGTCGGAGAAGACCGAGTCCAACGCAGGCAACGTCTTTCGCTCCTAG
- a CDS encoding YihY/virulence factor BrkB family protein has product MVGWLDRLQRRHRSVGFAIAVIYKYIDDQGGYLAALITYYAFVSLFPALLLLTTVLGVVLVGHPELQQQILQSAFAQFPVIGDQLGEPQGLSGGVLGVVIGIAGALYGGLGVGQAVQNGMDTLWAVPRNDRPDPLRSRLRSSLLLVLLGTGLVATTVLSAVGRASESFGAFGKMMLVVAAIAINSAVCMVAFRVATARDVTYRQIAPGAISAAVGWQVVQWVGTAYVAHVVKTASATNSVFALVLGMLAFLYMIATTLLICATANVVAIEGLHPRALLTQFTDDVTLTRGDRRTYTAQAKAQRAKAFQQIDVTFGDQGESRED; this is encoded by the coding sequence ATGGTCGGTTGGTTGGATCGGCTTCAGCGTCGACACCGTTCGGTCGGCTTCGCGATCGCCGTCATCTACAAGTACATCGACGACCAGGGCGGCTACCTCGCTGCGCTGATCACCTACTACGCGTTCGTGTCGCTGTTCCCGGCACTGTTGCTGTTGACCACGGTGCTGGGGGTCGTGCTGGTCGGCCATCCCGAACTGCAACAGCAGATCCTGCAGTCCGCCTTCGCCCAGTTCCCCGTCATCGGCGACCAACTGGGTGAACCGCAAGGGCTCAGCGGCGGGGTACTCGGCGTCGTCATCGGCATCGCGGGTGCGTTGTACGGCGGACTGGGCGTGGGTCAGGCGGTCCAGAACGGCATGGACACGTTGTGGGCGGTGCCGCGCAACGACCGGCCCGACCCGTTGCGGTCTCGTCTGCGCAGCTCTTTGCTGCTCGTCCTGCTCGGCACGGGTCTGGTGGCGACCACCGTGCTCTCCGCCGTCGGGCGGGCATCGGAGTCCTTCGGCGCCTTCGGCAAGATGATGCTCGTGGTCGCGGCGATCGCGATCAATTCGGCGGTCTGCATGGTCGCCTTCCGGGTCGCGACGGCCCGGGACGTCACCTACCGCCAGATCGCGCCTGGCGCGATCAGCGCAGCGGTCGGTTGGCAGGTCGTGCAGTGGGTTGGGACGGCCTACGTGGCGCACGTCGTCAAGACCGCGAGCGCGACCAACAGCGTGTTCGCGCTCGTTCTCGGCATGCTCGCCTTCCTGTACATGATCGCGACGACGCTTCTCATCTGCGCGACGGCGAACGTGGTGGCGATCGAGGGCCTGCATCCGCGTGCCCTGCTCACCCAGTTCACCGACGACGTGACGCTCACCCGTGGCGATCGGCGTACCTACACGGCGCAGGCCAAGGCTCAGCGCGCCAAGGCATTTCAGCAGATCGACGTCACCTTTGGTGACCAGGGAGAGAGTCGCGAGGACTGA
- a CDS encoding alpha/beta hydrolase yields the protein MNTREYGPGRLADVFGESSQPTVLLWHGMQTDARASVRTLAQSISHHDVAVVAPDWDSHAPDGGRAALLESIDFARRIAADPDGMVLVGWSMGGLAAAALTVNSTSFDVSLAHTVCLAGAFSALAPISGRLVADDVHAARVAPGSRTPFTLLHGTNDDVVPVSASAAFADALRRADWPVEFEELDADHGSIAGAAYDPDLDKYLPAQDRTTMRVADAVAARIAALIGR from the coding sequence ATGAACACAAGGGAGTACGGTCCGGGCCGACTGGCCGACGTCTTCGGCGAGTCGTCGCAACCCACGGTTCTGCTGTGGCACGGGATGCAGACCGATGCCCGCGCCAGCGTCCGCACGCTTGCGCAGTCGATCTCGCACCACGACGTTGCCGTGGTGGCGCCCGACTGGGACTCGCACGCGCCCGACGGTGGCCGCGCCGCACTGCTCGAATCGATCGACTTCGCTCGTCGAATCGCCGCCGACCCCGACGGGATGGTCCTCGTCGGTTGGTCGATGGGCGGTCTCGCCGCAGCAGCACTGACTGTGAATTCGACGAGCTTCGACGTCTCGTTAGCCCACACCGTGTGCCTCGCGGGCGCGTTCTCGGCGCTCGCGCCAATCTCGGGCCGACTGGTGGCCGACGACGTCCACGCCGCCCGTGTCGCGCCCGGATCGCGAACCCCATTCACGTTGTTGCACGGCACAAACGATGATGTGGTCCCGGTCAGCGCCAGTGCGGCGTTCGCCGACGCGCTGCGGCGGGCCGACTGGCCGGTCGAGTTCGAGGAGTTGGACGCTGACCACGGATCGATCGCCGGCGCCGCCTACGATCCCGATCTCGACAAATACCTGCCGGCGCAGGACCGCACGACCATGCGCGTCGCCGACGCCGTCGCCGCCCGCATCGCCGCCCTGATCGGGCGCTGA
- a CDS encoding APC family permease has protein sequence MTSETITDARDAEDRLKRGITGPLLFLFILGDVLGAGVYALMGVLSNDVGGALWAPMLVALLLALLTAGSYAELVTKYPKAGGAAVFADRAFKRPLVSFLVGFCMLAAGVTSAAGLALAFAGDYLATFIDVPAVPAAVVFLALVAALNARGISESVKSNVVMTVIELSGLLIVVVVVSMMVGGGRGDVGRIGEFPDGTTPALAILSGAIVAYYSFVGFETSANVVEEIRNPRKVYPRALFGALITAGVVYALVGIASATALSPDELSESSGPLLAVVAASGVGVPAWVFSAIALVAVANGALLTMIMASRLSYGMAEQGLLPAALGRVLPQRRTPWVAIVATTVAAMLLTLVGDLSTLAETVVLLLLFVFISTNVAVLVLRRDTVSHDHFRVWTVVPVLGVASCVLLLTQQSAKVWLFAAILVAVGAVLYLVSRVATRRTAS, from the coding sequence ATGACATCGGAAACCATCACCGACGCGCGCGACGCGGAGGACCGGCTCAAACGCGGCATCACCGGGCCACTGCTGTTCCTCTTCATCCTCGGCGACGTCCTCGGCGCAGGGGTGTATGCCCTCATGGGCGTGCTCTCGAACGACGTCGGCGGCGCACTGTGGGCGCCGATGCTGGTGGCGTTGCTGCTCGCCCTGCTCACCGCGGGGTCCTACGCCGAACTCGTCACCAAGTACCCGAAGGCGGGCGGCGCCGCGGTGTTCGCCGACCGCGCGTTCAAGCGGCCCCTGGTGTCGTTCCTGGTCGGGTTCTGCATGCTGGCCGCGGGGGTGACGAGCGCCGCCGGTCTGGCGCTCGCCTTCGCCGGGGACTACCTCGCCACCTTCATCGACGTGCCTGCCGTGCCTGCGGCGGTGGTGTTCCTGGCCCTCGTCGCGGCACTCAACGCTCGGGGGATCAGCGAGTCGGTGAAGAGCAACGTCGTGATGACGGTCATCGAGTTGAGCGGTCTGCTCATCGTGGTGGTGGTCGTTTCGATGATGGTCGGCGGCGGGCGCGGCGACGTCGGCCGCATCGGTGAATTCCCCGACGGCACGACGCCGGCGCTGGCCATCCTCAGCGGCGCCATCGTCGCGTACTACTCGTTCGTCGGCTTCGAGACGTCGGCGAACGTCGTCGAGGAGATCCGCAACCCTCGCAAGGTCTATCCCAGGGCGCTCTTCGGCGCCCTCATCACGGCGGGCGTCGTCTACGCCCTCGTCGGGATTGCCTCGGCGACGGCGCTTTCACCCGACGAACTGTCCGAGTCATCGGGCCCGTTGCTCGCCGTCGTCGCCGCTTCGGGCGTCGGTGTCCCAGCGTGGGTGTTCAGCGCCATCGCGCTGGTGGCCGTCGCCAATGGCGCACTGCTCACGATGATCATGGCGAGTCGACTCTCCTACGGGATGGCCGAGCAAGGTCTGCTGCCCGCCGCTCTGGGACGGGTGCTTCCGCAGCGCCGGACCCCGTGGGTCGCCATCGTCGCGACGACGGTGGCGGCAATGCTGCTCACCTTGGTGGGTGACCTCTCGACGCTCGCCGAGACCGTGGTGCTCCTCCTGCTGTTCGTGTTCATCTCGACCAACGTCGCCGTGCTGGTGTTGCGGCGAGACACGGTGTCGCACGACCACTTTCGCGTGTGGACGGTAGTCCCCGTGCTGGGCGTCGCGTCATGTGTGCTGTTGCTGACTCAGCAGAGTGCCAAGGTGTGGCTGTTCGCGGCCATCCTGGTCGCGGTCGGGGCGGTGCTCTACCTGGTGTCTCGAGTGGCGACCCGACGCACCGCGTCGTGA
- a CDS encoding serine hydrolase domain-containing protein, whose protein sequence is MIGRRSLLLLAGAAGAEAALVACARNPRPPGDVAVPQAPAYAEALHDELPAILRDNGIPGAIVLVRSREKGDWTATFGVAGIGSKVPPSIDDHVRIGSITKTLTTTVILQLQEEGMLEITHPISRYLPWVPNGDNITIHQLAEMRSGLYSYTSDPAFSATLEERPDTVWAPRQLLDVAFAHPPNFAPGRQYEYSNTNYVLLGLVIEELTGMSAASALQTRIFDPLGLRDTALPAADDSALPSPYPRGYMWGPNEAYEGPLPEAQQKAALTGALAPADHTNDNPSWAWTAGAVTSRAADVADFIEAIVGGSLLDETSRQWRLASLKPMDPSAAGPAAELGFGTYGFGLEGAGPMYGHPGNIVGFSGLAVHDPKAGNTVVILATVYLTLQGESPQNVLFTPIFRQLYPDADAQLRGSESPPPTPAPSTPAGPVGTSTAPTSSTGPGR, encoded by the coding sequence GTGATCGGTCGCCGATCGCTGCTTCTCCTCGCCGGTGCTGCCGGCGCGGAGGCTGCGCTGGTGGCATGCGCGAGAAACCCGCGACCACCCGGCGACGTCGCGGTACCTCAGGCCCCCGCCTACGCCGAGGCCCTCCACGATGAGCTGCCAGCCATCCTGAGAGACAACGGGATCCCCGGGGCGATCGTGTTGGTCCGCAGTCGCGAAAAAGGTGATTGGACAGCGACGTTCGGCGTGGCCGGCATCGGAAGCAAGGTTCCGCCCTCGATCGATGACCACGTGCGCATCGGCAGTATTACCAAGACACTGACCACCACTGTCATCCTCCAGTTGCAAGAAGAGGGGATGCTCGAGATCACTCATCCGATATCGCGCTACCTGCCGTGGGTGCCAAACGGAGACAACATCACCATCCACCAGCTGGCGGAGATGCGTAGCGGGCTGTACAGCTACACCAGTGACCCGGCGTTCTCCGCCACCCTCGAAGAACGTCCCGACACCGTCTGGGCCCCGCGGCAACTCCTGGACGTCGCGTTCGCTCATCCGCCCAACTTCGCACCGGGCAGGCAGTACGAATACAGCAACACCAACTACGTTCTGCTCGGGCTCGTGATTGAAGAACTCACGGGCATGTCGGCGGCGTCCGCGCTGCAGACCCGGATCTTCGATCCATTGGGGCTGCGCGACACGGCTTTACCGGCCGCGGACGATTCTGCGCTGCCGTCCCCGTATCCGCGGGGATATATGTGGGGGCCCAACGAGGCGTACGAAGGTCCGCTTCCGGAGGCCCAGCAGAAGGCAGCGCTGACCGGTGCCCTCGCGCCCGCCGATCACACCAATGACAATCCGTCGTGGGCATGGACGGCAGGTGCGGTCACCTCCCGGGCAGCGGACGTCGCGGATTTCATCGAGGCGATCGTCGGCGGATCGTTGCTCGACGAGACGTCCCGGCAGTGGCGATTGGCCAGTTTGAAGCCGATGGACCCGTCCGCCGCGGGGCCCGCGGCCGAGCTGGGATTCGGAACCTACGGTTTCGGGCTGGAGGGGGCAGGCCCGATGTACGGGCATCCAGGAAACATCGTCGGATTCTCGGGACTCGCCGTACACGACCCGAAGGCCGGCAACACAGTGGTCATCTTGGCGACCGTGTACCTCACCCTGCAGGGCGAGTCACCGCAGAACGTCCTGTTCACGCCGATATTCCGACAACTCTATCCGGATGCCGACGCACAGCTTCGCGGCAGTGAATCGCCGCCGCCCACGCCTGCGCCTTCGACTCCTGCTGGACCCGTGGGGACGTCGACGGCGCCCACCAGTTCGACCGGACCTGGGCGCTGA
- the istA gene encoding IS21 family transposase has protein sequence MFDLIELLTHWHAGRSQRQLSESLGIDRKTIAKYLAPAIAESLTPGGEPVTEAAWAAHVGRWFPEVADPGLRATTWPGIEVHRDRIVDWLKAEVSAATVAQRLRDDHGVAASESSVRRWISANLSEESTRERVTVARGPVPAGSEAQIDYGKLGMWFDPVSGRRVTVWAFVMVLAHSRHLFVQPVLWMHQSSWCASHVAAFEFFGGVPARLVPDNLKTGVTRSDLYDPKINKAYAELGSHYGCLIDPARANKPKDKPRVERPMQYVRDSFWRGREFTSLEQMQAAAVVWCREVAGARASRALDGEQPGFVFSTVEQHALLPLPRNAFQLAVWSSGKVATDCHVKVGAALYSVPWRLMGQQVHARTCGDIVQIVHGGDVVATHVTHPRGRATDFEHYPPEKIAFTMRNPTWCRRTAAEVGPACTQVIAEFMEVNAIHRLRSAQGVLALRKTVGDVRLETACARAITVGDPSYRTVKGILAAGTELDGTIPPTAPHAPAHLRGPEAFDTTTGETA, from the coding sequence GTGTTCGACCTGATCGAGTTGTTGACCCATTGGCATGCGGGTCGGTCCCAGCGCCAGCTCTCGGAGAGTCTTGGCATCGACCGCAAGACGATCGCGAAGTATCTGGCGCCGGCGATTGCCGAGTCGCTGACCCCGGGCGGGGAGCCGGTCACGGAGGCGGCGTGGGCCGCCCACGTCGGCCGGTGGTTCCCCGAGGTCGCCGACCCGGGTCTGCGGGCCACGACGTGGCCGGGGATCGAGGTGCACCGCGATCGGATCGTCGACTGGCTCAAGGCCGAGGTGAGTGCGGCGACCGTGGCGCAGCGGCTGCGCGACGACCATGGTGTTGCGGCGTCGGAATCCTCGGTGCGGAGATGGATTTCGGCCAATCTCTCCGAAGAGTCGACGCGGGAGAGGGTGACCGTGGCACGCGGGCCGGTGCCGGCGGGCAGTGAGGCCCAGATCGACTACGGCAAGCTCGGGATGTGGTTCGACCCGGTCAGTGGTCGACGCGTCACGGTGTGGGCGTTCGTGATGGTGCTGGCTCACTCGCGGCACCTGTTCGTCCAACCCGTCCTGTGGATGCACCAATCCTCCTGGTGCGCATCGCATGTGGCGGCGTTCGAGTTCTTCGGCGGTGTCCCCGCCCGGCTGGTCCCGGACAACCTGAAGACCGGTGTCACCCGGTCGGATCTGTATGACCCGAAGATCAACAAGGCCTACGCCGAACTGGGTTCGCACTACGGCTGCCTGATCGACCCGGCGCGGGCGAACAAACCGAAGGACAAACCACGCGTCGAGCGTCCGATGCAGTACGTTCGGGACTCGTTCTGGCGGGGCCGGGAGTTCACCTCGCTGGAGCAGATGCAGGCCGCAGCAGTGGTGTGGTGCCGTGAGGTCGCCGGGGCCCGGGCGTCGCGGGCGCTGGATGGTGAGCAGCCCGGGTTCGTGTTCTCCACCGTCGAACAACACGCCCTGCTGCCGTTGCCGCGCAATGCGTTCCAGCTCGCGGTGTGGTCCTCTGGCAAGGTCGCCACCGACTGTCACGTCAAGGTCGGCGCGGCGCTCTACTCGGTGCCGTGGCGGCTGATGGGCCAGCAGGTCCACGCCCGCACGTGCGGGGACATCGTGCAGATCGTGCACGGCGGGGACGTCGTGGCCACCCATGTCACCCATCCGCGGGGACGGGCCACCGACTTCGAGCACTACCCGCCGGAGAAGATCGCCTTCACGATGCGCAACCCCACCTGGTGTCGCCGGACGGCCGCCGAGGTCGGGCCGGCCTGCACGCAGGTCATCGCCGAGTTCATGGAAGTCAACGCCATCCACCGTCTGCGCAGCGCTCAAGGTGTCCTGGCACTGCGCAAGACCGTCGGCGACGTCCGCCTGGAGACGGCCTGCGCGCGGGCCATCACCGTCGGCGATCCGAGCTACCGCACCGTCAAGGGCATCCTCGCCGCCGGCACCGAACTCGACGGAACCATCCCGCCGACGGCACCGCACGCCCCAGCACATCTGCGCGGACCCGAAGCCTTCGACACCACCACCGGTGAGACTGCATGA
- the istB gene encoding IS21-like element helper ATPase IstB has translation MSILDPSLRNALRTLKLTGMLETLDARLAQTRDGTLGHLDFLQVLCEDEIARRESAALTRRIRRAKFEEQSTFESFDFTANTKLPAAMLRDLAALRWLDAAESVILYGPVGVGKTHMAQALGHAVARRGGDVRFAKTSRVLSDLAGGHADRTWGQRIREYTKPLVLILDDFAMREHTAMHADDLYELISDRAVNGKPLILTSNRSPKDWYNLFPNPVVAESLLDRLINTSHQILMDGPSYRPRKRPGAHAPVDNTKPAR, from the coding sequence ATGAGCATCCTCGATCCTTCGCTTCGCAATGCGCTGCGCACCCTCAAACTCACCGGCATGCTCGAGACCCTCGATGCCCGGTTGGCCCAAACCCGCGACGGCACCCTCGGGCACCTGGACTTCCTGCAGGTCCTCTGCGAAGACGAGATCGCCCGCCGCGAATCAGCAGCACTCACACGGCGCATCCGCCGCGCCAAGTTCGAGGAACAATCCACCTTCGAATCCTTCGACTTCACCGCCAACACCAAGCTCCCCGCGGCGATGCTGCGCGATCTCGCGGCACTACGCTGGCTCGACGCCGCCGAATCAGTCATCCTCTACGGACCCGTCGGAGTCGGGAAAACCCATATGGCACAAGCACTTGGACACGCCGTAGCCCGCCGCGGCGGCGACGTCCGCTTCGCCAAGACCTCCCGAGTGCTCTCCGATCTGGCCGGCGGCCACGCCGATCGCACCTGGGGCCAACGTATCCGCGAATACACCAAACCGCTGGTGCTGATCCTCGACGACTTCGCGATGCGCGAGCACACCGCGATGCACGCCGACGACCTCTACGAGTTGATCTCCGACCGCGCCGTCAACGGCAAGCCGCTCATCCTGACCTCCAACCGCTCACCCAAGGACTGGTACAACCTGTTCCCCAACCCCGTCGTGGCCGAATCCCTGCTCGACCGCCTGATCAACACCAGCCACCAAATCCTGATGGACGGACCCAGCTACCGACCCCGAAAAAGACCCGGCGCTCACGCGCCGGTAGACAACACCAAGCCAGCCCGGTAG
- a CDS encoding maleylpyruvate isomerase N-terminal domain-containing protein, producing MKQVTGVESAVRVAAVEQIQALTETTITGFTAVQWRTESRAAGWTVHDVVAHMSSAVRQLFGPLMLKVARSKDIEGLNEDAVTIRRSWPDADLVAEYRQWAPRARRLLGLTQLPGVGAVKVPMAELGSFPSRVLPSAIVFDTYTHLYHDIAPALGLRLPTPAPAVITATLEWMMLVAAALGGDRIPLDEGQRITLRFNGSGSADWTLQRRGGVLSATSVAGGAAAATIVGAAEDFPAWGTHRRPWRECGLSIAGDRELGTRVLDAVRVV from the coding sequence ATGAAGCAAGTGACAGGGGTCGAATCAGCCGTCCGCGTGGCGGCCGTCGAGCAGATCCAGGCGTTGACGGAGACTACGATCACCGGCTTCACCGCAGTGCAGTGGCGTACCGAGAGCCGTGCCGCCGGCTGGACTGTCCACGACGTCGTCGCGCACATGTCGTCGGCTGTGCGTCAGTTGTTCGGCCCGCTCATGCTGAAGGTGGCGCGGTCGAAGGACATCGAAGGCCTCAACGAAGACGCCGTCACCATCCGCCGCAGTTGGCCGGACGCCGACCTGGTCGCGGAATATCGACAGTGGGCGCCCCGGGCCCGGCGGCTGCTCGGCCTCACCCAGCTCCCTGGAGTGGGTGCGGTGAAGGTGCCGATGGCCGAATTGGGCAGCTTCCCGTCGCGCGTGCTGCCCTCGGCGATCGTCTTCGACACCTACACGCATCTCTATCACGACATCGCACCGGCACTCGGCCTGCGATTGCCCACTCCCGCGCCGGCGGTGATCACCGCAACGTTGGAGTGGATGATGCTGGTGGCGGCCGCGTTGGGAGGTGACCGCATCCCGTTGGACGAGGGGCAGCGAATCACGTTGCGGTTCAACGGTTCCGGGAGCGCCGACTGGACCCTACAGCGCCGAGGCGGTGTGCTGAGCGCGACATCGGTCGCCGGTGGTGCCGCGGCCGCCACGATTGTCGGTGCGGCTGAGGACTTCCCGGCGTGGGGAACCCATCGGCGGCCGTGGCGGGAGTGTGGGTTGAGCATCGCGGGCGACCGCGAGCTTGGCACTCGCGTGCTCGATGCCGTTCGCGTCGTCTGA